The genomic region AATGACCTGAGACTTTTGGTCGATTTGTCGTAAGAAAGGGCAATTTGCATGGCCGCTCATTAATACAGCATTGCGAAACAAACCTAGAAAGGGTTGtgtttttcattaataataGTTATTCAACACTCTTTTATGTTGTAAGTTGTGAATAATAATGGAAGCGGAGCTGAAGCTTTAGACACTGTAGAGAAACTTATAAGTACCTTTTGAAGCCGGGCTTAACATGTGGAAATGCACAGAAAAACTGCCAGCACTATGGCCAAAAATAGTAACACGCGAAGGATCACCATTGAAGGcagcaatatatttttgtacccaTTTAAGCGCGATGTTCTGGTCCTTAAGTCCAAAATTACCAGTCATATGCTCATCACCGGTACTAAGAAAACCTACAGACATCAAGAATTATGATTATCACATAGAATCCTTTCAAGGAAGCTTAAAAATTGGAGAAGTACCCACCAAACTGACCCAAGCGATACGCGGCTAATACCAATATAACCTCATTAGTTTCCATAAAATATTCAGGACCATACACTGCGGGACTTGGAGTGCCTGAAAAAAAGCCTCCGCCGTGTATGTAGAATAAAATGGGTAGTTTCTCAGTGGACCATTtctaaaatttagaaaaaaaggtGAGGTAAATTGATTGTAGCAAGCACGTTTCAGCGTCCTTTTACTTTGGGACGATACAAATTCAAGTAAAGGCAGTCCTCTTCACCACTAATCGTAGGTATGCGTGGAATTTGGTTATATTGAATGCATTCAGTTCGTGGTTCTTTGGCCATACGTTTGTCGTTCCATGGTTCAACTGGTAAGGGAttctattatataaataaaatagaatatttgctataaaattttatatgctcGATATTCTCCCAAACTTTCTTACCTTAAATCGCAATTCACCGATCGGTGGTTTAGCAAACGGTATGCCATAAAAGGCTTCATATTCTTGACCCTCACTGCCCGTTGCATAAACACCTTCGATTCAACCCAATTGATCGATACCGACTTCGGGACGACCGGCTTTCGTAACGGAAAAGTTGAAATAATTTGCAACAAGCACAAAGAGCAGCGCAAACATTTTGTTAATCAATTGTTAAAGCACAGATAAAATGATTGATCCGAGTGATATTTACATCAGTTTTATAGGTTTCCGCCAGCTTTGAAAGTGGGCAACGGATTGCGTGTTTCgaagtacaaacaaatatttacacaaattattataatattattataatactcGTACAATATATTGTACAAGGTGTTGGCTCtttattcgaagctcattttcgcaccgagaacacaaacatactgacacttaaaacgcaataacttcacttccaatcgatgaaatgtcatgaaattctcactggacaataagacgataaagatagcagattctaacgcaccagtagACGTTTAGATAGCGCAACCAAGGGGCGctatattcaaaaagtcctgttcaCTTATTAAAGCAACTTGTAGCTATATATTTTGGTCATGTGGTTTTCTGGGGTCTCAGAGAAGCGTAGAAGAGAGAATAAAGCATATATTTGAATTCGATTGGCATGATTTTgcagatgcaaatttaattgaaaaattaattggaCGTAATAGAGTTGAAAATGAGAAAGTTGAAATGACGTGTATCAAGTAACTACGACaaactttattaaatatgtccattattgaataaaatgaagGAGAAATGTAACAAAATAGACCAGGAGGAATGTCAAAGCATTGATGagcaaataattatatacttataaagaGCGCAAAAGTCTAAACGAATCGTATACTGGTGcctcaacaaacaaacaatgaaTAGTTGGTTGCTGCATAGAAGACACCTCAAAGGTTAAAATACAAAGCATCATTGCTCGATGTCCATCTGAGTATTGCAAATGAGCTCCTACCCTCGTCTAACATTGCACAAATAAATCTACGGAAAAGAGGCCGTCCATCAGCAAGTGCTTCGACAATTCAGTCAGTGTCTCCATCTCATCTTTAGTGACAAACATTTCATGTACGACATTATCAAAGTGTCATCGATCAAGTGGGGCGAGTTTAACGCATTTGGTTTGCTTTCCGAATGGCTTCAAATGAAACAATGTTCAAATGGTTCCAAAtggtttatttctaaataacaaTGTTTAAGAAtaggtatttataaataattacattagtGATTATTACTTACCGCAGTATGTCCTTCCACTTTCCTGGCTGATCGATGAATAAGCTCAAACACGATATGCagtggcatatatgtatgcacaaagGCACTAGCATTTACCGTGCAGATCAGCACAGCTAGGATAGGAGAAAAACAAACTGCAGCTTACAAACACCAAGTATATAAGCCCAAATAACTAATTAGAGCTTGCGCCTATCTGCTAATGCTTATGCGAAGAAGGGGAAAtgacaaatatacaaattgcaCAAACAAGTAGGCAGAAGCTTTACAGTTggaattatgtatataatatgaagTTCTCgacaatttaaagaaaaatgaaaatgaaacattcaactgtaaaataaacatagaaatcgcatattatatatttatatgtatgtatatgggcaaGGGTTGCCAACACAAAGCGATCGTGTAATTCTGAACCGCCAAAATCCAAAATGGGGATTAAAAGAGAGGTGCAGGCTTTGTCAAACCGCCGTTGCGAAATCCAAATGCTCAAAATGTAAGGGACAGTTATGTTGCAATTCTCAAAAAACCTGTTTTGTTTCATATCACTCatgaaatatattgaaaattaatagaGATAATATATTAAACCAATATtaaccaatttttaaaaaggtaAAATTGATATCAGTTCATATTCAAAGCTCAACTAATAACCTAGTTccctcaaaatatttttaaccacGGCCACTAATATTCTGATATGAAAGGGTAAGGGACCCAAACCCAGCTCTTATGAACTCGaacaaagaaaatttaagtattttaaaaaattaaacaattcagATTTAACACAGTCAAATATAAGAATGACTTTAATTTCTGCTTTATTGCATAAGTATGTGTAGGTATGCGTATTCGAAAAAGCAATTTAGCAAGAATCATATATTTGGTCCCACAATGCCATTCGTTCACTATTCCAAGAATCGCCAGTTTGGAACGGCTCCTCATCTTTTACGATCGACAAATATTCACAATTCggaaaatttaaatcattaCATTCTCCGCTGACAGCAAATTCTTCTGAGTAACTAAAAAAGGAAACATTACactaattcatatatgtacatatttttagacCGACTCACCCATTTTCGGCAAAAGACTGATATAGCCTCACATAGCGTTTAACCAACGCTGCCTCAGGAGACTGCTGTGAATAACCTTTAGATAATCCGCTTAGCCCATTAAACAGAAACAGCCTATCATCGTAGTGTACAGTACCGAAATCTTGTGAGCTATTTGCAAATATTGTCGAATATGAGTAGGGTCCGCGATAGTCAAAACGTAGTATTCCTCTAAAATCAGTGCGACTAGAATTTacattatatttcaaaactCTGTAAGTTGGATGTATGAAATAGCGGTCTCCACAAagctaaaaaggaaaaaaagattaaatgtAATTACTTTCATATGCATGGATATATCATACTTATGTACCTCTAAAAAGCCATTTAACGTATCATTATTCAATTCGTGTTTACCATCCATATACTCCGTTACCAATGCATCTATCACAGCTTCTGTGTCACATGTACCAGACAAGCTCAATGTAATGCTTAGCCTCTGGATAAAGTCTTCATTTAATTCGTCCTGTAGACTCTTATTGCTTGCTAATCGAAGTGCTACAACCGTGCCCTCACCCTTGGCAGGTGCATTACCAATGAACCAAGGTATATCAGTATTCGTTCCAAACGGTATGAATGGGTCCAATGGATCTTTTGTTAAGAATGCACCAGTCCAGGCGTCATTTTCAACATTCGGTCGGAAAATTGCAAGTGGTTGCTCAGCCCAAATTTTAAGATCATCGGCGGCTAGTAGCAAGTCTTCCGGTTTGATTGATCGCAATGCTTGAACCAGGTCAGCGGAACTTAGATTCTCAGCTTCTGTTACACCAGCAGCTTTAGCCAGTTGAACGACTTGGTCTCTAGGATTGTTTACTGGCAATGCGAATGGTGAGTTTCCGACGCCACTCATCATAATAGCTTTACTGAATAGACCTGAAAATGTGTTGAGATAACAGTTCTTCCAAATACCACAATCgtctttatggctttataaatTACCCTCTTTATTGTTATTCATTAAGTGTAAATGGACTGATGCACCGCCAGCACTATGGCCGAAAATAGTCACACGATCGGGATCACCGCCAAAAGCTGAAATGTACTTTTGAACCCATTGTAGTGCTAATTTCTGATCTTTAAGTCCATAATTTCCCGTCATCTGTTCATCGTTAGTAGATAGGAAACCTGTTGAGAAAAAcacaataatacaaataatattggCTTTAGTAATAAGATTCCCTTGGATATGTCGAAATATCTTGAATTAATGActattgctttaaaattatttcagtcGATCACGAAAATGTGTAGTACTTCAGAAGTGAGCAGATTTCTAAAATTTCGAAGCAGTTAAATTTATATCGGATGtttaatattactaataatTTTAAGAGGGTGTCACTATAAAGATAAAAGATTAGCTTTATAGTTGCTGAGTTAtagatataattttataatgaacataggttaggttaggttaatctggtacaccattcttggcaatctcgtccactatttcattgccctcgatgcctttgttgCGAGTCTTTCGCAACAGCAAAGAACTTCAGTTTGAAATTATGTCAGGCAACTTAGAAGATTGCCTTATGTCTAactctgaacaatatattcccATAATGAAATATAATCTGCTTTGATTTTGAACCAGTCTACAAACAATGCTAATATCACTTACCAAATGGACCCAAACGATAGGCGGTCACTACTAGAATTACATCACTCGTTTCCATAAAATATTGCGGTCCTTCCTCGCTAGGACTTGGTGAGCCGGCGAAAAATCCACCACCGTGTATGTAAAACATTACTGGCAATTCTCTACCGGTATtgttctgcaaaaaaaaataaaaataggttATGTAATTACTGTGGAACAAACATTCCGGTaatcatataattatatattagttaCCAAGGGGCGATATATATTCAAGTACAGGCAATCCTCTGAACCGCTAATAGGATCTGTTACGAAGAGATAATTACGTTGTATACAATCAGGCATAGGATATAGTGCTGATAAGGTGCCATTCCATAGTTCCACTTCTTGAGGATTCTTTAATTAGATTATAAATATGCTGTTTCAATCGAACATTACTTGCTCGAGACGTATACTTTTTACTTACGCTGAATCTCAAATCACCGACGGGTGGTTTGGCGTATGGTATGCCCAAGAAGGCTTCAAATGAATCGCTCACTATGCCACTCATATATCTGCCGAGCACACAGGATGAACCGTCCAAGCATACCTTCGGCGAATTAGCGCGTATCGGACCGATATTCGCACAATACACCAAACACgttaacaacaaaataattccTTTCATTACTGCGACAGTTCGATAGACTCTAGCAATTGGTTGAGAATCGGACCTTACGCAAATCTTTTATACTAAACCAGAAGTGATTTAGTCATAAATTTAAGCGTGAACTTTACCAAACACGTGACTCttcgaaaaaatgttgttatatttttacgATCTTTTCGGCacgattttaaatttataagctatattttgtacattaaGGTGCATGCCCTGAAAAGTATTTTCTGCAATcgtttaaatattataaaattatatgtatatattttacatattttctattatttttgaatcAGATCGATGTTTTAGAAAGTATAATAGTTTGCTCACCTACCAATTGTACATATAACATAAAACTAagcgagttagatatagggttaaatCTTTATATGTCTGCGAGGAAActtatatgaatatattcaaaattaaacgtGAAGAACAATCCCTTGGATCCGATaggctgaaggatgcatttcccgggcgcctaatctcccaTTTTGGCAATTTGCACTGatcagcaagatcgcctgatttgaccgctccagacatcttttgtggggctttttgaagtcgcgggtttatgtcaacaagcctcagactcttgccgCTCTTAAAGACAACATCCGTGAAGAATGTGAGGatctatcgccggaagttctggccaaagtgatggaaaatgccatgaAAAGGGCTCAAAtaacaatcaactgtggcggcggccattaacatgatatcatattctcgactcagtggcgtagctacaacttcgtgcgcccggggccaaggatgttctgcaaCCCCCCCTATAtatacctacctacaagtttcataaggtggttcgaacaaaattctcacaatacgggtTTTGAGCAAATTGATAGTCGATTTataagacatcttattaaaagccatagaaaaaactcattttcgccctatatctagtacacttttgacacaatttgcaggaatttttgcccaacctagagtttttaaataccattttgccgCCCGCAAAACATTGCACCCGGGGCGCCGGCCCCCTTCGGCACCCCTAaccccccctagctacgccactgtctcgacttgatgtaaaaaagtttaaaagaccaaataaaaataatccacaagcagaatcaaagtttttcatttttttaaaaagtttttcattttccaaaaaaatgaggtaatttttgcgccacctgttaCTTATATATAGGAATGGCTAGGATGACAAGCTGAATTGAAACCCCGTTTAAAATCAGTCTTCATTCCGTTtagctatttggcgccaattgaagatttcaAGAGTATTCCTGGTACCTGGtcgtgtactgcgtcgaatacattAAGAGCTGAAGTGTTATCGTCCATTCAGACGGTATGCCACAGCTTGCGTAGCCGCAGTCtattaattcactgaactacaTACAATATGTCAAAGTCGTCGTATAACACGTACAGCTCATCTAGTAATCAGCGATTAGCAAGAAGTAAAAGTAGTAGTAATAATTCAGATTTTTAAGCCCCTTTGGGTCTGTTGGTCATTATATAAGTTTTTCGTTCCAAAAAATCCTAATCCatggtaatattttttataggatTATTTATTAACTGTTATGGAGCATGATTTGGTCAAAAATACttagtatactatatatccaGCAAAGTGCGAATTTCTAGCATTAATTAGCTTTCGTTAAAGGTTAGTCACCCTAATGAGCTGCTGGCAAATCTCATCAGCAGCCAGATTTATCTCGTTCTACTATGAATAGGTACTATTATACAATGATTCTTAGTTTTTAACTAATAAATTATCTGCCAAAGTTGTTATGCAATATATCAATTCCACCACaatgacatttttaaaaatacatcttgaaaataaataaaaacttgtgTGGCTTTTGGGCGCTCAAGAtgataaaaatacatacatttgaatAACATttgtgtaatatacatacatggtaGTTTTATGTTGAGTAATGAAAGGTATTACTTTGTTTTTAACGTTTCTGGTGTATTGTTCGAATATTGGTCCGATACGTGGCAATTCGCCGAAGGTATGCTTTGCGGGTTCATCTTGTGTGCTCGGTAGATTTATGAGCGGCTATGAACGGCTATTCATTTGAAGCCTTCTTGGGCATACCATACACCAAACCACCCATCGGTGATTTGAGATTCAGCGTAAGTAAGAAGTGTACGTCTCGAGCAAGTAATGTTTGATTGCAACAGTATATTTATAATCTAATTAAAGAATCCTGAAGAAGCTGAACTATGGGATGGCACCTTATCAGTACAATATCCTAAGCCTGATTGTATATAACGTGATTATATCAatgcagaggaagacctccactccgttggaaggaccaagtggagaaagatcTGGCTTCGCTGGAAtgtccaattggtgccacgtagcgaaaacaagaaaagaagaagaaaccactggcgcgctgttgttaacttggctataatcgcgtaagcggtgtctacgccaataaagaagaagaagtttcgGAATTTTAGAAATCTGCTCTCTtctctttttttattgatacagacaccgcttacgcggttatagccgagtttacaacagtgccccagtcgctgtcttttaattcgctgaactatgtcaatgtcgtcgcataactcatacagctcatcgttccatcgaattcgATATTCGATATTCGCCGAGTTTTGCGAgaatactaaattcagacatagtggcataaaagcagctccttttcatgctaCCAAAAGCAGCTTCGAAATCGACGAACAAGTGGTGTGTGTCAATCTTCTTTTCaagggtattttccaagatttggtccatcgtgaatatctggtcagttggcgatttttcaggtctaaagccacactgatacggctcaatcagtttgttgacggtgggctttaatatttcatgcaatacgctcgatagaacctcgATGTATGTGATCTTCCTACTTGTGGATTGGGAAGAGCACACAGGTTACACCATTACTGTTAAAGGAAAGCGGTATAAATCgttgataaccaactttttatgaccgGAATtagaagaagttgatcttgacaaaaTCTGGTTTCAACAACAGTTAGCTACGTGTCCCACAGCACGTGccacaaccgaattattgcgaaaaaatttgaagattcgataaacaatttttgttcaagaaaaacataaaaaacccaaaaatttggttatttgatcttttcacataaattttgaggttgtATGTTACATTAGTCTGTATACAcaagttatatgtatatcttttcattacctacaacactgccaatttatttttttccacagAACCCGTACTTTCGCTGGATATTGAGATAAACagtttttaaaccttaaaattCAACCAAAAAGTAAAcacatagtaattttttttataaaaagtgaattttattataaacaaaaggtagtaaaatgaagaaagatttttaaaaaataaaaataatttttagttttgtgtcAGCAATATCGTAAACACAATGCTGCTTATAAGCAACAATTGTCCATTGTAGTAATCTTTTTTTCTTTGACAATGGAACCAAAATATCTCAGAGAAGCGTAGAAGAGAGAATAAAGGCATGATTTTGCAGATGCTGAGGAAGAAGAAGAGGCTAATTTGGAAACATTCATTGAGGAATCCATTGATTTCTTTAAGAAGAGGGAGAAAACCTGGAAATAAATTTACTCACCAGCACCATATTTAGTGACAGTCGTTTCATCAACGACATTATCAAAGCTATAGTACATTTCTGAACTGCAAAAGTCCATACGTCTCGTTCGAAACGATCATTGGGTAGAGTGGGAAATTAAAGGAAGGTGCAGACTTTGTCAAACCGCCATTACGAAATCCAAATGCTCCAAATGTAAGGGACACTTATGTTGCAATTCTCAAAAAAcctgttttgttttatatcactcatgaaatattttggaaattattaaagattatatataaaatcaatattaaccaatttttaaaaaggtaAAATTGATATCAGTTCATATTCAAAGCTCAACTAATAACCTTGTAccctcaaaatatttttaaccacGGCCACTAATATTCTGACATGAAAGGGTAAGGGACCCAAACCGAGCTCTTATGAACTcgaacaaagaaaattttagtattttaaaaaattaaacaattcagATTTAACACAGTCAAATATAAGAATGACTTTAATTTCTGCTTTAttgcataagtatgtgtatgcaaTTTAGCAAGAATCATATATTTGGTCCCACAATGCCATTCGTTCACTATTCCAAGACTCGTCAGTTTGGAACGGCTCCTCATCTTTTACGATCAACAAATTTTCACAATTCggaaaatttaaatcattaCATTCTCCGCTGACAGCAAATTCATCTGAGTAACTAAAAAAGGAAACATTACactaattcatatatgtacatatttttagacCCACTCACCCATTTTCGGCAAAAGACTGATATAGCCTCACATAGCGTTTAACCAACGCTGCCTCAGGAGACTGCTGTGAATAACCTTGAGATAATCCGCTTAGCCCATTAAATAGAAACAGCCTATCATCGTAGTGTACAGTACCGAAATCTTGTGAGCTATTTGCAAATATTGTCGAATATGAATAGGGCCCGCGATAGTCAAAACGTAGTATTCCTCTAAAATCACTGCGACTAGAATttacattatattttaaaagtctGTAAGTTGGGTGTATGAAATAGCGGTATCCCAAAAGCTAAAAAGGAAACAAAGATTAAATGTAATTACTTTCATATGCAGAGATATGTCATACTTATTTACCTCCAAAAAGCCATTTAACGTATCATTATTCAATTCGTGTTTACCATCCATATACTCCGTTACCAATGCATCTATCACAGCTTCTGTGTCACATGTACCAGACAAGCTCAATGTAATGCTTAGCCTCTGGCtaaagttttcatttaattcgACCTGTAGATTCTTATTGCTCGCTAATCGAAGGGCTATAACCGTGCCCTCACCCTTGGCAGGTGCATTACCAATGAACCAAGGTATATCAGTGTTCGTTCCAAACGTTATGAATGGGTCCAATGGATCTTTTGTTAAGAATGCACCAGGCCAGGTGTCATTTTCAACATTCGGGCGGAATATTACAAGTGGTTGCTCAGCCCAAATTTTAAGATCATCGGCGGCTAGTAGCAAGTCTTCCGGTTTGATTGATCGCAACGCTTGAACTAACTCAGCGGAACTTAGACTCTCAGCTTCTGTTACACCAGCAGCTTTAGCCAATTCAACGACTTGGCCTCTAGGGTCGTTTAATGGCAAAGAGAATGGTGAGTTCCCGACGCCACTCATCATAATAGCTTTACTGAATAGACCTGAAAATGTGTTTAGATAACAGTTCTTCCAAATACCACAATCGTCTTTACGGCTTTATAAATTACCCTCTTTATTGTTATTCATTAAGTGTAAATGGACTGATGCACCGCCAGCACTATGGCCGAAAATAGTCACACGGTCGGGATCACCGCCAAAAGCCGAAATGTACTTTTGAACCCATTGTAGTGCTAATTTCTGATCTTTAAGTCCATAATTTCCCGTCATCTGTTCATCGTTAGTAGATAGGAAACCTGttgaaaataatacaacaatgCAAATAATATTGACATTAAGAATAAGATTCTTTTGAATATGTCGAAATATCTTGAAATGATGActattgctttaaaattatttcagtcGATCACGAAAATTTTATATCGGATGTTTAATATTACTAATAGTTTTAAGAGGGTGTCACTATAAAGATAAAAGATTAGCTTTATAGTTTCTGAgttatacatacaattttataatgaatataggttaggttaggttcggttaggttaatctggta from Bactrocera tryoni isolate S06 chromosome 3, CSIRO_BtryS06_freeze2, whole genome shotgun sequence harbors:
- the LOC120772381 gene encoding cholinesterase 1-like, with the translated sequence MKGIILLLTCLVYCANIGPIRANSPKVCLDGSSCVLGRYMSGIVSDSFEAFLGIPYAKPPVGDLRFSNPQEVELWNGTLSALYPMPDCIQRNYLFVTDPISGSEDCLYLNIYRPLNNTGRELPVMFYIHGGGFFAGSPSPSEEGPQYFMETSDVILVVTAYRLGPFGFLSTNDEQMTGNYGLKDQKLALQWVQKYISAFGGDPDRVTIFGHSAGGASVHLHLMNNNKEGLFSKAIMMSGVGNSPFALPVNNPRDQVVQLAKAAGVTEAENLSSADLVQALRSIKPEDLLLAADDLKIWAEQPLAIFRPNVENDAWTGAFLTKDPLDPFIPFGTNTDIPWFIGNAPAKGEGTVVALRLASNKSLQDELNEDFIQRLSITLSLSGTCDTEAVIDALVTEYMDGKHELNNDTLNGFLELCGDRYFIHPTYRVLKYNVNSSRTDFRGILRFDYRGPYSYSTIFANSSQDFGTVHYDDRLFLFNGLSGLSKGYSQQSPEAALVKRYVRLYQSFAENGYSEEFAVSGECNDLNFPNCEYLSIVKDEEPFQTGDSWNSERMALWDQIYDSC